From one Rhodopirellula islandica genomic stretch:
- a CDS encoding SDR family oxidoreductase → MKFEVSDKVVLITGANRGIGKAILEEALQRGASKVYAAVRNLDSAAPLVKQHGDRVVPVHLDLEDPASINSAAETAQDVQVVVNNAGVLKVENALSENSIEALQFEMNVNVYGLMRVAQAFAPVLKANGGGALVQLNSVASVKTFADLATYCASKSASYTITQALRDSLRDQGTQVVSVHPGPIETEMSHGAGFENAASPTLVATAIFDALSEGRFHAWPDPMAQQIGEAYQSFAENVVEADMQEAAS, encoded by the coding sequence ATGAAATTCGAAGTCAGCGACAAGGTCGTGTTGATCACCGGCGCCAATCGTGGGATTGGAAAAGCCATTTTAGAGGAAGCTCTGCAGCGTGGCGCATCCAAGGTCTACGCAGCGGTTCGGAACCTCGACTCAGCCGCACCGCTGGTCAAGCAACATGGTGACCGCGTGGTCCCCGTTCACTTGGACCTGGAAGATCCAGCCTCCATCAACTCAGCCGCTGAAACCGCCCAGGACGTGCAGGTCGTCGTTAACAATGCGGGCGTGCTGAAGGTCGAGAACGCACTCTCTGAAAACAGCATCGAGGCATTGCAGTTCGAGATGAACGTGAACGTCTATGGTCTGATGCGAGTGGCTCAAGCATTCGCACCGGTTTTGAAAGCCAACGGGGGCGGCGCACTGGTTCAGCTCAACAGCGTCGCGTCGGTGAAGACGTTTGCCGATCTCGCAACATACTGCGCGTCGAAATCCGCAAGCTACACAATCACCCAGGCCCTGCGTGATTCCCTTCGCGACCAGGGAACACAGGTGGTCAGTGTCCATCCAGGGCCAATCGAAACGGAGATGAGCCACGGAGCTGGCTTCGAGAACGCCGCTTCGCCAACGCTGGTCGCGACCGCCATTTTTGATGCCCTTTCCGAAGGACGCTTCCACGCTTGGCCCGATCCAATGGCACAGCAAATCGGTGAAGCCTACCAAAGCTTTGCCGAAAACGTGGTGGAAGCGGACATGCAAGAAGCTGCCTCCTGA